The Malus sylvestris chromosome 14, drMalSylv7.2, whole genome shotgun sequence genome segment gctactgcaaatgctaatgcatcgtcgacaatcatctcatttctacgccacacatcatctaagctagcataatagaccgaaatctcacgattctcgggaggaggattcgtctcttcaaggacgcttccataatctagaatttcctcatgagttgggtaaaatgagtaagcgatagtcagattcacggtaggctcttcaggaccttgtgtcgtggttttcctcttccgggggtgtgaatcctttgaaccaaggagtctgccacgcttttgtgtaggggcagatgattggctagccgctaatgtacgtggatcaccagaattggtgtcccgggcttccaggagggtagtccgtcgtacatttggtacatccatctttgcaggcgtattcgcagctagaatatgtgatcttgtcacgcgcgctagatcggtgaaagcatctggcatgctctgagctatgctctggagatctaatatgcgctgcacttcagcttcagactgagcggtgcggggatctaaatgagacaaagtgggagtcgtccacgataattcgcgtcgttcattaggaacgttgacgttcttatctccccctaacgacgggaagacggtttcatagaagtgacaatccgcgaaacgagcggtaaacagatcgcctgtcaaaggttctaagtaacgaataatcgaaggagaatcatatccgacatagattcccatccttcgctgaggccccatttttgtacgtaagggcggcgagatcggcacatagaccgcacaaccaaaaacgcgcagatgcgatatgtcgggttcgcatccggtgaccaactgaagggcactaaatggttgtgtcgcaacaggcctcaggcggaccaactttgctgcgtgcaatattgcatggccccaagcagcgatcgggagcttggtacgtatgaccaacgatcgagcaatcatttgtaaacgcttaatgaaagcctctgccaggccgttctgggtgtgaacatggggtacaggatgttcaacttcaaccccaaccgacatgcaatagtcatcaaaagttttagatgtgaattctccagcattatccaatcgaacagatttgatcggataatcagggtggtgagccctgagcttgataacctgagccaacagtttggagaatgcagcgttccttgtggacaacaagcacacgtgtgaccaacatgtagaagcgtcaaccaaaaccataaaatatctaaatggtccgcagggaggttgaatcggtccacaaatgtccccctaaatccgttgtagaaaaatgggaggattcgaacgaatcttgtcataagaaggcttagtattaagctttcccatagaacatgtttgacatgcaatttcatggatcgaacctaagcttcgggttagtggatgcccgtgtgaagttttgaggatacgacgcatcgctattcgtccaggatgtcccaaacgatcatgccaaagtgtaatttcgtgcgcggtccctgtggtagggccggccacatagtggcattctatggggcgtatggtcgtagtatacagaccactcgggttacgctcaatcttctctagaatacgcttctggccatattcgtaggaagttacgcacagaaattcaactccgttttctacgtgggtttcagcgtggtaattgttatctctaatgtccttgaaacttagtaacgttcttccggaacgtggagaatagagtgcctcagcaatggtcaagattgtaccattggacaacattatatgtgccttaccgtatccttcgatcaggttggatgggcctgagagggttgtcagaggtgcattcttaggtacgaagttagtgaaatagatgcgttcacgcaaaacagtatgcgtggttgcactatctgccagacaactaactttcccactagtcatacctagaatgaaaaattaatttgaatcggtcacatgcataaaagtttataaaaacaagtatcaattcaaaataatttcatttattcaaggaaaaaacttaatatccaaaataaatcgccaactaataatccaaaacataaaggaaaattgttcaaaatcaaccaaaaaacaaggtggggttcggccacaaggtggaattcggccccaattgtcttattttaactgaaaaataagtctatgtctaagattctaatcttccataggagtggtatcctcctgaaaatcagaaacctccatctttggagtctccggttcgtccacttgcaggaagtttgattcaaacttcgtacgacgagaatgatatgcatccacaaccttcttgggagcacggcaaatacgggaccaatggtccttggaaccacaacgatatcacatatcgtcattcattgtggcaggtgctttgcccttattcttgaagttcggggccttgggagcgaggtttgggcgcttctgggctttgtttcctcccttggatgggccttggctctgttgaccttggtaggatggcttctggccgcccttaccacgcctcttttggcgttttgggtgctgattagtgctataatgtgcttcaggcacagcagtagccccagtaggtcgagcttgatgattcttcatcaacagctggttctgcttttcagcaagaagtaaaacagagatcaaatccgagaacttagtgaacttctgagctctatattgttgctgcaggacaatattagaagcagagaaggtcgagtaggtcttctccaggagatcctctttagtcaaagtttcattgcaaaacttgagaagtgatcggattcgacaaacttcagaattatattcattcacagacttaaagtcttggaagcgcaagtgctgccagtcgtgtcttgcttcaggcaagaagatgtccttttggtgatcgaaacgatcagccaaagcgacccataatgcacgtggatcctcctcagcaaggtactcagtttgtagagcgtcatggatatgtcttcggatgaagatcatagcagtggctttttcagcctcgccaacaggtttatctgttgcttcttcaatagcaggacgcaagttctttacagtgaggtggagcttcacatcttgaacccacttgaggtagttccttccagaaacctccaaagtggtgaagtcgagtttgttcaagttcgacatgttcctatcacaaaatagatggacaagatgtggttagtgtaatggagaaaaatcaatccattcacataggagtagaacatacaggttctaatagacatgtattggtttaattttgcatgaaaaacttcgggttttcatgggtgatatgtttaagtgaaaacttcgggttttctaacaaggcatgtgtataagaaacttcgggtttcaaagtaattatgaacttcaggttcatatattcctgcaggcaaacacaaatatatatgcaaacaaatatgcaaagaatatatgcagaaatattgtataatgataagtgaattaatttatttttggtcttcggggccaaattaaagtgtgggtgaaaatataaaaaaacccatattatttaaaaaaaattaaataataaagtctcggggcctaaaaatataagCCGAGGACCCTCGGGTGGGATtacaggcccacggggtgagCAGGGGTTTTGGGCTGCTGCGGGCAGActtcccagaaaaaaaaaattttctttttttttttcacaaaggGCTGCATCAAGCAGgcccaaaagaaaaccaaaaaaatcttttctttttgttttttttttttcgcgcGGGCCGCATTAGGCTGgcccaagaacaaaaaaaatctttttttcgCACGGGCCGAGAGGCTGAAGCCCACTAGGGCTCGGGTTGCAGGACCAAAACATCCCAGCCGTAGCTGGGTGTGCCCATCGGGGAAGAAGGCCGGTCTTTGATTGACGGCGCCAGTGCAGGGGACAGTCCATGATCTGTGCAAACCATGGGTCGTCGGAGAACCAAGTACTCATCGACGGAGATGAAATCTCGACGTCGGGGCAAAGAGAACCAAAAAATTCAACTGAATTCAAATGAAAAAAACCCATGGAATTCTTCTGGAATTGCACGGAATCGTTATTGAAAACGATGGGTTGTGTCCAATTTGCATGACTGCCGGTCGTGTTGCGTCGGAAGACTCGACAGCAAGGACCTGGGCTTCAGGCCGTAGGTCGGGACAAGGTGCTTCAAACGCACCGTGTGGTTCCATGCTTGCGGGTGTGGGTTCTCGGTTTGGGTTGGGCCATCGCAGGCTGCGGGCCTGGTGGCTTGCGGCCTTGCATGGTGCACAGGCACGGGTTCGACTAGAACCCTAATTTCCCCAATCGCAAAAATTGTCAattcaaatataattatatgcatgtaaaattcaatgaatcacatatttacgttgatgcatatgcaaataatagtttcaatgcatgtacatatgtaagattcaattcatgacaaatatcaaattcacataattgtagcaattttgattatgaagcatacacaatttatgtagaatctaaaatacgtaaaacgtaaagttgggtcatgcatcatggtgaatgttcatgctatcagggcttgcaaaatatcgagttaaaagccgttgtttggaaagaacctgattgcgtgatgatatggatgaactggtttgatgcagaaaaaaaatctccaacgtcagattcctaagcgcagcggtaggagcgtgctgataacgtgttgtggtctattttatctgacagatggactagggccggcggcagagagagagaggagagagatgtgtgtttgtagaattgtaggggaatgtgtgtgttgttatccctcctacattgtgcctttatttatagtagtaaagggggagaagatattccttctcctccaagtaatacaagttgtaataggaaaggataactagaatcaaatcttatctaggatttacacaatcatacttaaactaggaatgtttacaacaaaatgaagTAAAAAGTGGACAACCAAGTTCCAACCATTTACGAATAAAAAAGACAAGAGTTAGAGAGTTTGGTCGCGGGGCGtgtgaaagaagagagagatgttgaAGACTCTGGTGACGCCTTGGCAGGGGCAGACCTTCCTACTCTCCCGCTTTAATGGCCATAATAACCTCCACTCCCCTCTCATCTTACAATTTCGCCCCTCCTCCACCTTCTTCTCCTCCCCAACCACTCTTCCTCGTAGTTTATCAATGGCCGCCGCCGCCGCTCAGTCATCTACTCAGGTACCCTTGTCTTATGATTCCAGCGAAAACAAATGAACcccaattttataattttattttctgattggttttttgattttttgattatatatatttgtatctaATTTtgcaatgaatgaatgaatgatttCGAAATTGAGTgagaaaaaaattgatgtaaatttgttaattttaagctttaattttaattgttcttGTTGAATCAGAGTGTTGCAGCTGGTGATGATGCCAATGTTTTTCAGTTGATTCAATCTCATCAGGTAAAGTTTAATACTTGGTAAAATTTGATGTAAAGTTGAACGCTTGTACTGCATCACATGTCCATATTCAAAGGTTCTACATAAATAATGTACTATTGCTATTAGACAATAAGTGTAGGAAATTGAATGTGGGAATGTAGGATTTAGCTCTGTTGAATTTTGGTTGTTGTTACAGGAAAAGGCTGCTCGGCTTCCTGCAGTTGAGGAAATCCGAACTCTACTTGATCGTAGTGTTCGTGGAACACTCTCCACTTTTTCTCAGGTTTCTATATCAGTGTTTTTCGTTATTTTCTTAAATGAATTTGTGTTTCATTGTTATTTGATTCTTGATTAGTGCATGACCTTCTTGCACTTTGTAAGCAGTAGACTGGTCAATTAGTATTCTTGGTCTAGTGTGGAGATTATGCGAATGAACTACCAGATAGCAATCCTATTTAGATTAGATGTCTCCCAGTCTATGATTAAGGGTAGGCCTACTAATCATCCATCAGAAAGGCATATTATTTCATGGATTTGGATGCACTTATGTAAATCTCTCTTTCTTTAACCAGTAATTACGCGAAAGTAATATTATCTCACATATATGTCAGTTCCTCTCACTAGTGATTAGGCTTTTGGAAGTTTATGCACGATGTAGTCTTTGTGGTGGTTCTCGTAATAACATACACCATGAGTATTGGGGCTATTGGCCTTGTGGAGCATCATAATTCTTTCTTATAAAATTTGGGATGAAGCAATCAAAGTTTGATTCCCAACAAGTTAATGATGTTGAAGTTCTgttgaaattatttttatttttgaataaaattaattttaggacaCACTGGTGGTCGGTGATGAAAAGTGTGcaaaaaaaacatgtaattgCGCTACAAAATCATGATGCTGGACCAAAGTACATGGTTGGGGAATAGATAGTACTTTTCTTTTAACAGTCATAGAGTGTTATCATTTTATGACCTCGAGTATATTCCCATTAACCACTCTGGTTGATTGATGTTTATGGTATTTATTACTTCAACGACCTTGTTGTtcttatttcattttctttggttttctttaATGTGCAGAAGCATGAGGGTTATCCATCAGGATCAATGGTTGACTTTGCATGTGATGCAGATGGATCTCCAATATTAGCAGTTAGCAGCTTGGCAGTTCATACTAAggtttgttggattaaactttGAACTTATTGTTGCACTGGGGTGAATAACAATTATTGTAAACCTCAAAATAACATTTCTCCGATACCACTCGTTGAGTTTTAGAAGTACAAACTCAGTTTCAAAGGAGAAATTACACCACACAGCAATACACAATTGCACTTATAGATAGGCAGTAAAAATTATGTTCATGAGTTTTATGTGGTTCAGCAAGTTCTCCCTACGTCGGTACATCCATGAGGGATCTTTCTTCTTCATAAGGAATATAACGAATGCAAGACAGTTTGAATTAAATCAACACAACCCAAATGCAAAGTTAAACTCTGATACACTCACTATTTCAATGCCCCAGAAAACACTCTCTCCGAAGAGATTTTTGCTCTTACACAATGCTCACTCAAGCTAAAATTGGAATTAAGCTGCAATATATTATCTAGATGCATAGGCAGCATCCTTTCTTCACTTGAAATGATGCTAACCTTCTTTCATACGGAAGGAAGACTGCAGAAGCATTATGTGTTAAAACTTCCAATCTGTTCCATATGATTTTCTCTAGAAACATGTACCCCTTCCAAGCATGGAAACCAGCCTAGTAAAATAAGCTGCTACTTTATCACTGTATGGATCTCTCTGCATGTTAATCTCACCGATATCAACAATGCCATGTCATATCATAtcgtgcttttttttttgttgattcaatAGGACCTTTCCCTTAATCCCAAGTGCTCATTGCTTGTGGCTAGAGACCCTGAAGATAGGACTGATTTGGTGGTCACGCTGCATGGTGATGCTATTCCTGTAAGTAATGGCTACTTTTCTACTTTTGGATAGTGTTTGaagtgctctctctctctcacactctctccctctccctctccctccctctctctctctgtctggtTGCAAACAAGTGAAAATGGGTGTTCTTTTGTGAACAATTATTTAGGTTTCCGAGAAGGATCAAGCAGCCATACGCACTGCATATTTGGCTAAGCATCCCAATGCATTCTGGGTAACATTCTTGTTCCGAAGCATAATTAATGTATATGGATGATACGTTGCAGCAAATTTTATAGTCAGTATTAAATAATCACGTACAATCTGAAGGTTGACTTTGGCGACTTCCAATTCATGCGCATTGAACCAAAAGTTGTGCGATACGTGTCAGGGGTTGCAACAGCCTTATTAGGATCAGGAGGTACTTTAATTTTTTCTAATGTTTGTAGTTCAATCTTTTTTGGTGTCTTGTCACTCTTGGAAAAGATAATTTCATACTCTGTAGATGACTTTTGAAACAGATATACCAAGGCTTtgttctttttctgtttttagcACCTCTTATTgatattttatttacaaaatatttgttacccttatttcatatttttctgttttcttaaCATTCGCTACTTTTACTTTCAGAGTTCAGAAGTGAGGAGTATAAAGCTGCAAAAGTTGATCCAATAGCTCAGTTTTCAAAGCCTGTTGCAGTACTAACTCCTTAACTAGTATTACATGCTTTATGGTTCATCTTAATATGAATTGTTCGTCTTTTCTAATAGAATCTTAAAACTATTGCATCCAAGTCTCACATGAACAGGGATCATGCTGATGATACAAAAGCCATTGTGCAACATTCGATGTCAATTCCGGTAATTTCAACTGTTATAAACTAATATTATTAGGTGGAAAGGTGTTTCTTTTCATCTTCATCTTTTCCTTCTCAATATAGGGGATGTCAACTTTGCTCACATTAGTTGAAACTAAACCAATGAATATGGTGTCAATATTGTGCCAATACATGTTGTGTATGCCAGGCTGACACTTTGGAAGGATTCTGCATGAATTGCCCAGATCCATATATgaattttggaattttggaaTAATACAAGATATGAACATATAGATAGATGGGTGGGGAAAGTTTAGTTTGATGCAAGGTGATTTTGTTTTTCGGCAGGTGGACTCTGCTTACATTTTGGACTTGGATAGCCTGGGTTTCAATGTTAAGGTGACTACCAATCTTTAACTTTTCATTGCTAATAGCCAtcctttatattttttataaagcATTTGTCTCTATGCTGCAAATGAGATTTTGTGCTTGAAATACTACACATCACCAATAAAATTTCTTCCATTTTGACATGATATTTTTTGGACTTTATTATTCTCATTTTAGGCTGGCTATCAGGGCAATAATTTCAAGCTCCGCATACCTTTTCCTAGACGTGCAGAGAATCGAAAGTGAGACCTCTCATTTATATGAATATTCCTCTTTTTGTGGAAGTCAAGATTTATCTTTGATTTATTTGTGCTTCAGCTATTCCAGATTCTACAGGGTTTTTTATGTTAATGTAGTACTGCATAGATCATGGTATAATTGTCCGTCGCATTGGTCAGAGGATATAGTTATTCGTTTGTTCTGGTTGAAATGTTCTTACTTCATACTTTGAgttggtttaaattttttgtaagaagttggattttatttcTCTCTTTTTAGGGATGTGAAGACTTTAATAGTGGAGATGCTTCAGGCTGCAAAGCCTTAAGTGAGTTAAT includes the following:
- the LOC126600998 gene encoding uncharacterized protein LOC126600998, whose amino-acid sequence is MLKTLVTPWQGQTFLLSRFNGHNNLHSPLILQFRPSSTFFSSPTTLPRSLSMAAAAAQSSTQSVAAGDDANVFQLIQSHQEKAARLPAVEEIRTLLDRSVRGTLSTFSQKHEGYPSGSMVDFACDADGSPILAVSSLAVHTKDLSLNPKCSLLVARDPEDRTDLVVTLHGDAIPVSEKDQAAIRTAYLAKHPNAFWVDFGDFQFMRIEPKVVRYVSGVATALLGSGEFRSEEYKAAKVDPIAQFSKPVASHMNRDHADDTKAIVQHSMSIPVDSAYILDLDSLGFNVKAGYQGNNFKLRIPFPRRAENRKDVKTLIVEMLQAAKP